From the Carassius carassius chromosome 45, fCarCar2.1, whole genome shotgun sequence genome, one window contains:
- the LOC132127785 gene encoding serine/threonine-protein kinase 10-like, with protein MASLLMRIFRLGVEKKRVRHYENLKRDVDPHQTWETMGELGDGAFGKVYKAQNQTTGVLAAVKVIEVRSEEQLDDYITEIDILASCRHTNIISLMDAIFFEDWLWILIEYCPGGALDDIMLELERGLTEQQISEVCCQSLQALSYLHQHHIIHRDLKAGNILLTMDGQVKLADFGVSAKNDNTLQKRSTFIGTPYWMAPEVIMCETSKDNPYTTKADIWSLGITLIEAAEMEPPHHSLNPMRVLLKITKSPPPTLSNPRQWSSHFQDFLRRTLQKNPESRWGAQQLMAHPFSYAGRDGRALKELIAEAKAEVTEVIEAESLLDLECSAKEMITAESEQTVPQPEQAVEEQGPQELETLQKTSVPEAVPQSPTDSEPIVEVKVTRRASQATEKAQKRSRRLSVPGNLLSFFTGGSRRKSGFWGDNPLLQGSKGSEVSSAALETVETCPSDGKESESTDTLKEQTSDLVDAPSNEAADTKDKEGKVETDKEVAQTSNPSSTPPQTELPTDSSEKETLDLTKEDNDNVKSDDSGNNDQTFWKSLQRPAIIKEETAHPQSTPIIALCLETPLAKRTEKNEGRYKYECLDLACPLKKCSSPPASDISKILTVELPSNNAPEEVSDLKKAEQMTEPSENDTVEGRTKEDVEEPGELETDGGTVDATKAEISENGKDFDEVKEEHITANEDDITMKVECEDLKEEHVTTQIGQEEVNSSNEKSEEEQSCEKDQDLYTDTEEEEHSSNKEDVEHEDLDSRNENSENTRKSDEELEIPARDEMTTGSQMAEIPCQNQEETSSEGEKIIVGTPGDQDRASPTEVCSEKKEDGTDSEQELHMETSIQNVTEEHSKPLGEDATDVTGPKLKKQVMFVVQEDINDQERPLANGLKDLDLITPHESNGSTLKESNEDMIAPLSPTEPPLSPGIEGELHPSRRTVKRTRKFMVDGREISVTTSKVVSEGDMKEQQLRCNRRQELHALKLLQREEQREHGQLEQKLQQQREQMFRHIEQEMTSKKQYYDGELERLEKQYQHQSSQMEAEHTSRLREDARRLKAQQEKELSRKSSALKADPKEEQRFLQKQQQELNEALQKGVQEHKRKVASMEWEITVKSQQLKRAREAVIWELEQRHLQEKYHLFKQQVKEQYSLQRQQLTKRHNKDKERASRFQQALLEEQKSLQAQERVSFQKAQKAEAKSCLNQFKNELRKQGLSGPEQRQRLTQFLSEEEAKQKQERQSLQESHENQLKVVQEQCDASAAELQQLQNEKLQILVDMEKKKIKALEDEHTLELNEWRDKLACRKEVLEEDLARRRREKEGNRRRSSEPENRHAARRSKFFHNLSFS; from the exons ATGGCCTCCCTCCTGATGCGAATCTTTCGGTTGGGTGTGGAGAAAAAGCGAGTTCGGCACTACGAAAACCTGAAGAGGGATGTGGATCCACACCAGACGTGGGAGACTATGGGAGAACTGGGAGATGGAGCTTTTGGGAAGGTCTATAAG GCACAGAATCAGACTACGGGGGTCCTGGCAGCTGTTAAAGTGATTGAAGTGCGCAGTGAAGAGCAGCTGGACGACTACATCACTGAGATAGACATCCTAGCTTCCTGTCGCCACACAAACATCATCTCCTTGATGGACGCCATCTTCTTTGAGGACTGGCTGTGG atcCTGATTGAGTACTGTCCTGGAGGCGCTCTGGATGATATCATGTTGG AACTGGAGCGTGGCCTTACAGAGCAGCAGATCAGTGAGGTGTGCTGTCAGTCTCTGCAGGCTCTGTCTTACCTGCACCAGCATCACATTATACACAGAGACCTGAAGGCGGGCAACATTCTGCTCACCATGGATGGACAAGTCAAACTAG CTGACTTTGGTGTGTCTGCAAAAAATGACAATACCCTCCAAAAACGATCAACTTTCATTGGAACTCCATACTG GATGGCACCTGAGGTGATAATGTGTGAAACGTCAAAGGACAATCCCTACACGACTAAAGCTGACATCTGGTCACTGGGCATCACTTTAATTGAGGCCGCTGAGATGGAGCCTCCTCATCATTCTCTCAACCCCATGAGGGTCTTGCTGAAGATCACCAAATCTCCACCACCCACACTCTCCAATCCACGCCAATG GTCATCGCATTTCCAAGATTTTCTACGGAGAACCTTGCAGAAGAATCCAGAGTCTCGTTGGGGAGCCCAACAGCTCATGGCCCATCCTTTCTCTTACGCAGGACGAGATGGACGAGCCCTTAAAGAACTCATCGCTGAGGCCAAAGCAGAGGTCACTGAGGTCATAGAGGCTGAG TCTTTATTAGATCTCGAATGTTCTGCGAAGGAGATGATCACTGCAGAGTCGGAGCAAACAGTGCCACAACCAGAACAAGCAGTTGAAGAACAAGGACCACAAGAACTTGAGACCCTTCAGAAAACCTCTGTTCCAGAAGCTGTTCCTCAATCTCCCACCGACTCTGAGCCAATAGTTGAGGTTAAAGTGACCCGAAGGGCTTCACAGGCCACAGAAAAAGCTCAGAAGAGGTCAAGACGTCTTTCGGTTCCAGGAAATCTCCTCTCGTTTTTCACTGGAGGCTCCCGTCGCAAGTCTGGATTCTGGGGTGACAATCCACTTCTTCAAGGAAGTAAGGGCTCAGAGGTTTCAAGTGCAGCTTTGGAAACTGTGGAAACTTGCCCTTCAGATGGCAAAGAAAGCGAAAGCACTGATACACTGAAGGAGCAAACATCTGACTTAGTTGATGCTCCAAGTAATGAAGCTGCTGACACCAAAGACAAGGAAGGTAAAGTAGAAACTGACAAGGAGGTAGCCCAGACCTCAAACCCCTCAAGCACACCACCACAAACAGAGTTACCAACAGATTCCTCAGAAAAGGAAACACTAGATCTCACCAAGGAGGACAATGATAATGTGAAGTCTGATGATTCAGGAAACAATGACCAAACGTTTTGGAAATCCCTCCAAAGACCTGCTATTATCAAGGAAGAAACAGCACATCCACAAAGCACGCCAATCATAGCTTTGTGTTTGGAAACACCACTAGCTAAAAGGACTGAAAAGAATGAGGGACGTTATAAATATGAGTGCCTTGACTTGGCCTGTCCTTTGAAAAAGTGCAGTTCACCTCCAGCTTCAGATATAAGCAAAATCTTAACTGTAGAGCTGCCTTCTAATAATGCTCCTGAAGAAGTTTCTGACCTCAAAAAAGCAGAACAGATGACTGAACCATCAGAAAATGACACTGTTGAAGGAAGAACCAAGGAAGATGTAGAAGAACCAGGAGAACTGGAGACAGATGGAGGAACGGTGGATGCAACAAAAGCAGAAATCAGTGAAAATGGCAAGGACTTTGATGAAGTGAAGGAAGAACATATAACCGCCAATGAAGATGACATTACCATGAAGGTAGAGTGTGAGGATCTCAAGGAAGAGCATGTTACTACTCAGATAGGCCAGGAAGAAGTCAACTCAAGCAATGAAAAGTCTGAGGAAGAGCAAAGCTGTGAAAAAGACCAAGATCTTTACACAGACACAGAGGAAGAAGAGCATTCATCCAACAAGGAAGATGTTGAACATGAAGATTTAGACTCAAGAAATGAAAACAGCGAGAACACAAGAAAATCTGACGAGGAGTTAGAAATACCAGCCCGGGATGAGATGACCACTGGTTCACAGATGGCAGAGATACCATGTCAAAATCAAGAAGAGACCAGTTCTGAAGGAGAAAAGATCATCGTTGGTACTCCTGGTGATCAAGACAGAGCAAGTCCAACAGAAGTCtgttctgaaaagaaagaagatgGGACAGACTCTGAACAAGAGCTTCACATGGAAACTAGTATACAGAACGTTACAGAAGAGCACTCAAAACCTCTTGGTGAAGATGCAACCGATGTTACTGGACCAAAGTTGAAAAAGCAAGTGATGTTTGTAGTTCAAGAGGACATAAATGACCAAGAAAGGCCACTTGCAAATGGCTTGAAAGATTTAGACTTAATAACACCTCATGAATCGAATGGATCCACACTTAAGGAATCTAATGAAGACATGATTGCACCTCTTTCCCCTACTGAGCCTCCACTGTCTCCAGGGATTGAAGGG GAATTGCACCCAAGCAGGAGAACCGTTAAAAGGACACGTAAATTTATGGTGGACGGTCGTGAGATCAGTGTCACCACTTCCAAAGTGGTTAGTGAAGGAGACATGAAGGAGCAACAACTGCGCTGCAACAG ACGGCAGGAACTGCATGCTTTGAAACTCTTGCaaagagaagagcagagagaacaTGGCCAGCTTGAGCAGAAGCTACAGCAGCAGCGAGAGCAGATGTTCCGCCACATAGAACAAGAGATGACT AGTAAGAAGCAGTACTATGATGGGGAGCTTGAGAGACTTGAGAAACAGTACCAGCACCAAAGCAGCCAGATGGAGGCTGAGCACACATCGCGGCTCAGGGAGGACGCACGCAGACTCAAGGCCCAGCAggagaaagagctgagccgcaagagCAGCGCACTGAAAGCGGACCCTAAAGAG GAGCAGCGGTTcctgcagaagcagcagcaggaGCTGAATGAAGCTCTGCAGAAGGGCGTTCAGGAACATAAGAGGAAGGTGGCTTCCATGGAGTGGGAGATTACTGTCAAATCTCAGCAGCTCAAGCGAG CTCGCGAGGCAGTGATTTGGGAGTTAGAACAGCGCCACCTACAGGAGAAGTACCATCTATTTAAACAGCAGGTGAAGGAGCAGTACTCCCTCCAAAGGCAGCAGCTGACCAAGAGACACAACAAG GATAAGGAGAGAGCGTCTCGGTTCCAGCAAGCTCTACTGGAGGAGCAGAAGTCATTGCAGGCCCAAGAGAGAGTCTCCTTTCAGAAGGCCCAAAAAGCTGAAGCAAAGTCCTGTTTGAATCAGTTCAAGAATGAGCTCAGAAAGCAAGGTCTGAGTGGACCTGAGCAGCGACAACGTCTCACACAG TTTTTATCAGAGGAGGAGGCAAAACAGAAGCAAGAGAGACAGAGTCTACAAGAGAGTCATGAGAACCAATTGAAAGTGGTGCAGGAACAATGTGATGCCAGTGCAGCTGAACTACAGCAGCTTCAG AATGAGAAGCTCCAAATTCTTGTGGACATGGAGAAGAAAAAGATCAAAGCTCTGGAGGATGAACACACTCTGGAGCTCAACGAATGGAGAGATAAGCTTGCATGTAGAAAAGAG gtGTTAGAGGAAGACCTCGCTCGCAGACGTAGAGAAAAAGAAGGAAACAGGAGACGAAGCAGTGAGCCAGAAAACCGGCATGCAGCTCGCCGTTCAAAGTTCTTCCATAATCTAAGCTTTTCCTGA
- the LOC132127787 gene encoding LETM1 domain-containing protein LETM2, mitochondrial-like — translation MAVFSSQVLLAVTRSRGSYLLSKRHGCASLPSTACIRYHSEFLSRVAVTARCPRPLYPCYTSSFIRPGCIAARPLHSSCAWLQEVKDGPEPVKGDPVLAASGTQPPAAPPAVPRKSLGQRVLDELKHYYHGFRLLGIDTKIAARMVWRLLHGQQLTRRERRRLMRTCADLFRLVPFMVFVIVPFMEFLLPVFLKLFPEMLPSTFETESKKEEKQKKGLAAKLELAKFLQETIGEMARRNKAAVGDETQKFSTYVQQVRHTGEQPSTKDIVKFSKLFEDELTLEHLERPQLVALCKLLELQPIGTNNLLRFQLMMQLRTIKTDDEMISKEGVSAMTVAELQAACRSRGMRSLGLTTDQLRQQLQQWLDLHLKENVPPSLLLLSRAMYLTDLTPKTPVIPPVPKLEKATPPPVEAETSAKENPLSSSVEALVDSAPVIKDRKSEELLEKPRGLDMPSPEAQLIHAKEAELSQKSKISANGT, via the exons GGGATCCTACTTACTTTCTAAAAGACACGGTTGTGCTTCACTCCCGTCGACTGCATGCATACGCTACCATTCGGAGTTCCTCAGCCGGGTGGCCGTCACAGCCAGGTGTCCCAGGCCACTGTACCCCTGTTACACATCCAGTTTCATCCGTCCTGGTTGCATAGCTGCACGTCCTCTCCACAGTTCTTGTGCTTGGCTTCAAGAGGTGAAGGACGGCCCTGAACCTGTCAAGGGTGATCCTGTCCTCGCCGCCTCTGGCACTCAACCACCTGCAGCACCACCAGCAGTGCCAAGAAAGTCCCTGGGACAGAGAGTCCTGGATGAGCTCAAGCATTACTATCATGGCTTCCGCCTCCTGGGCATTGACACCAAAATCGCGGCCAGGATGGTCTGGAGGTTACTGCACGGGCAGCAGCTCACCCGGAGGGAGAGGAGGAGG CTGATGCGGACATGTGCCGACTTGTTCCGGCTTGTGCCCTTCATGGTCTTTGTCATCGTTCCCTTCATGGAGTTTCTGCTCCCCGTATTCCTCAAACTCTTTCCAGAAATGCTGCCTTCTACATTTGAGACCGAGTCCAAGAAG GAGGAAAAACAGAAGAAGGGACTCGCTGCTAAACTAGAGCTGGCCAAGTTCTTACAGGAGACCATCGGTGAGATGGCCAGGAGGAACAAAGCAGCCGTTGGAGACGAGACTCAGAAGTTCTCCACTTACGTGCAGCAG GTGAGGCACACCGGTGAACAACCCAGCACTAAAGACATTGTGAAGTTCTCCAAGCTGTTTGAGGATGAGCTGACGCTGGAGCATCTGGAGCGGCCGCAGCTGGTGGCCTTGTGCAAACTGCTGGAGCTACAGCCCATCGGCACCAATAACCTGCTGCGTTTCCAGCTGATGATGCAGCTGCGCACCATCAAGACTGACGATGAG ATGATCTCCAAGGAGGGTGTGTCTGCAAtgactgtggctgagctccaggcCGCCTGCAGGAGTCGCGGCATGAGATCTTTGGGTCTGACCACAGATCAGCTCCGACAGCAGCTGCAGCAG tggctGGACCTGCACTTGAAAGAGAACGTCCCACCGTCCTTGTTGCTGCTCTCTCGTGCAATGTACCTGACGGACCTCACTCCTAAAACTCCAGTCATCCCACCAGTGCCCAAACTGGAG AAAGCCACTCCTCCTCCTGTGGAGGCCGAAACCTCAGCCAAAGAGAATCCGCTGTCGTCCTCTGTGGAGGCGCTGGTGGACTCTGCTCCGGTTATCAAAGACAGAAAG TCTGAAGAATTGTTGGAGAAACCCAGGGGGTTGGACATGCCATCACCTGAAGCTCAGTTAATACAT GCTAAAGAGGCAGAATTGTCACAGAAGTCCAAGATAAGCGCCAATGGGACGTGA